The Rubricoccus marinus nucleotide sequence AGAATCGCCCTTAAGCGCCTCCCCGCTCACACTCTCAAACCCTACCGGCGGCGCCCCGGCCTGCCCGTCGCCAGAGGCCGCGGGCCACGAGAGGCCGGCTGGGAGCTTGCCCTTGTCCTGCGCCTGCCGGATCGCGCGCGGCGAGTGGTGCGTGTGGAGGTTGCGGAACTGGAACCAGATGGAGAGCGCGCCCTTCCACAGCCGCAGATATGCTGGGCTCCAGATCGGTGGTCGCGTGCGCAGGCTGAGCGCCTGGGCGCGGCGCATGTCGAGCGTGGATCGGACGTAAACGCCGAGCAGACGGCGGTAGAACCGCTTGAGCGACATCCGCGTCGGCAGGACCGCGTGCGAGAGGTCCCAGAGCCCGTGCGCGTCGCGCGGGATCACGATGTCATCCTCATGGTCCTCCCACTGGCCTGTGCCCGGCAGCGGCGTGAGCGGCGAGATGTTGAGGTAGTACAGGCCCGTCTCGTTGATAAAGTCCTGCAGCCGGTCCCAGTCCGCGTCGGTGTAGTCCGGGTGCGGGATGAGGGAGCCGTAGCAGTCCACGCCGTGCTTTTGCAGGATCGCGATGGCCGTTCGGTTGTAGTCCACCGAGCACTCCTTGTTCATCGACACCAACTCGTCGTCGGTCGCCGCCTCCAGGCCCACGATGATGGCCGAGAGGCCGAGCTCGGACCATTCCTCGATGATGTCCTCGTTCTCCGAGATAAAGTCCGCCCGCGCGTAGATGAGGTACTTCTTCCGGATGCCTCTGGCGCGGAGCAGCGCCGCGATCTTGTCCAGCCGCTTTCGGTTGATGAGGAAGATGTCGTCCACGATGTAGACGTCCTCCGTCTCGATGGTCTCCAACTCGTCCACGATGGACTCGGGAGAGCGCGAAAAGGGCGTGCCGTCCGTGATGGTCCACGTAAAGCAGAAGTTGCAGCGGAACCAGCAGCCCCAGGTCGTCTTCATCGTCGTGACCGGACGATGGAAGAGGTAGTAGTAGCGGTCGCGGAGGTGCGCCACCAGATCCCGCCGCGGAAACGGCAGCGTATCCGGCGGCGGCATGTAGTGCTTCGTCGTCGCCGTCTTTTCCACCTGCCGCGGGCCGACGGGAATCGCGAGCCCCGAGATCTCGCGCAGCGACGTGGCCGCTGGCGCCGTCGGATGCCTGAGCGCGTCCTGTACGGTTTTCCCCGCCTCGCCTCTGGCGCCAGAGGCAGCCGGCCCCTCCCGTAGGGACACACCGCTAGCGTGTCCTTCCGGCGTCCCGCCAGAGGCGGCGCCATCGCCGGAGGCCTCTGGCGCGACGGCTTCGCCAGCGGCTTGCCACTGCCCACTGGCTACTCGCTCCTTCCCTCCTTCCTCCTCACCCCACACGTCCAGAACCTGCTGGATCACCGTCGTCCCATCGCCCGTCACGATCACGTCCACCGAAGGGTCCGCGAAGTCCTCTGGCGCCCGCGCCGCGTGCACGCCGCCGACGATGGTCTTGCAGTCCAGGCTCCACCGCTTCGCCGCCCGGCAGATCTTTTTGACCTCGTTGACGCCGTTGATGTAGCACGACGTGCCGACGACATCAGGCTTGAATCGCTTCAACCGGCGCTCCAGTCCCTTCCTGTCCCAGCCCTTTTCGAGGATCAGGTCGATGATCTCGATTTCGTGCTCGGGACTGATCCCAGCCGCTACGTACTCCAGTTCGAGCGGCTCGCAGATCATGATGTGCTTCAGCCCGACGGTGTGTTTGGGGACCGGCGGACGAACGAGGAGGATGCGCATCTGTCGAGTGGGAGAGTGTGGGCGGAGAGGGTTTGAGGGTGGCTCAAACTGGGAATTCGGATCCTCTGGCGGTGTCGTACCCGACGACGGGTTCGCGGGCGCCAGAGGCCAGGCTGCACCGCCGCGCGCTGTCCCGCTGCATCGTGACGAGGCCCCCGATAAGAGCGTGGTAGCGCACGTCTAACGCGTTGTGCGTTGCCGCGTCGACGTGGCCGCAGTCCAGCGCGACGTCTAGCCATGCCCGGCATTCGCACGCCTCGGCCTCTGCGTCGCTCAGCTTGCTCGCGAAGTGCTTGGGGTAGCGCCTCTTGCGCCATGCCTCCGCCGTATTCGCCATGACAGAGCGCGACGCCCGCCGGATCTGGTCCGTCAGGCTATACCTCTCCTCCCGTGGCCACGCTTTCGAGAGCGCATAGATCTCCCGTGCCAACGCGCGAGCGTCGCCGTACACCCTGAGATCTCTGAAGGAAGTCACCATCGCTCTACAGTTGGACACCCACACACCCCTCCCCGCTCACACGATCCCCGGCGTGATCCGACGCTTGATGTGGTCGCGGTAATGGAAGTTGACGCCCCATACAAAGCCCCGCATAAGCGGGCCGTGGCGCGGCGGATTGAAACCGACGCGGTGGGCGATGGCCCGGCGCGTGAAGAGGCGCTCGTAGAGGTCCCAGTAGCCTGCCTGAAGGGCCTCTGGCGTGAAGTTCTTCGGCTGGTACACCACCTTGCCGCCGGAGAAATTGCCGAAGTCCGTAGTGCTGATGCGGCCTTTCGCGTCCATCTCCTTGTAGAGTGGAGTGCCGGGGATGGGCGTCATGATGTGGACACGCGGGACCGAGATCGCGTTCTCCATCAGGAAGGTGTAGGTGCGCTCGAAGATGTCCGCGCCGTCTCCGTCCAGTCCGACGATCATCTCAGTCGAGACGTCGATGCCGTTGCGGCGGAGCGCGTGGATGGCCTTGCTGTAGCGCTCGGGTTGGTTCCAGGCCTTGTCCACGCCCTCCAGGCTTTCAGGGTTCACCGACTCGATGCCGAACGAGAGCAGCCGGCACCCGGATTTCCGCGCGAGGCGCATCAGGTCCTCGTCTTCCGCGATCTGCAGGCTGCACTGGCTCATCCACAGGATCCGCTCCGGGATCAGCGCCTCGAACAGCTCGGTCGCGTACTTCCGGTCGATGCCGATGTTGTCGTCGATAAACGCGATGTATTTGCTCCCGGCCTTTTTCGCTGCGCGCACGTCGCGCACGACCTGATCGACGGGCCTCTTGCGATAGCCCTGGTCGAAAAACGCCGTGATGGAGCAAAACGAGCACGTAAACGGGCAGCCACGCGTGGCCTGGACTGGGCGCCAGAAGCCGTAGCGCTTGTCCGCCATCAGGTCGTAGCGCGGGAGCGGGAGTTCGCAGATGTTGGGCCGCTCCGTCATGCGGTAGATGCGCTTGAGGTCGCCTCTGGCGGCGTCGGCCAAGACCTCCGGCCAGACGTGCTCCGCCTCGCCGATCACGACCGAGTCGGCATGCTGAAGGTGCAGCTCAGGGTCGGAGAGCGAGGCCGCGATGCCGCCGATGACCACCTTGACGCCTCTGGCGCGAAAGCCCTCGGCGATGCGCCACGCACCGACGATGCCCGAGCCCATACCCGTCAGGCCGACCAGGTCCCACGGCTCATCGTAGGGCACGCTCTCGACGGTCTCGTGGCAGAGCCGGATGTCGACCCAGTCTGGCGTCACGGCCGCCAGCATGGGCAGCGTGAGACCCGGCAGGTGGACGCGCTTCTGCTTGATGGGCCGCCCCTCGGCGTCCAACGCAGTCGGGCCGACGAGGAGGACTCGAAAGCGGGGTTCAGCCATAGGGAAGGGCGTCACAGGGATGCAAGAGTAGGGCGCGCCCCTGGGCTGTGCAACACATTTCGGAGCCTCCCTGCAGACAGCAGCGCCCAACGAAACGCGCGTTCCAGTGCAGAAAGAACGCTCACGATAGACGCACACGCACCGCCGGAGCGCTGTACAATCAGCGGGTTACCTACTTGTCCAGCGTCGCCATGACACCTCCCGATACCGGCCTCGCCTCTGGCGACCGCCTCCGCGCCGAGCTCGTCGCACTGCTCCGCGGCGCGAATGCGCATGTCCCGCCTCTGGCGTCTCTACAGGGGGTCCCGCCAGAGGCGATCAACGTGCGCGCGCCCGGCCTCCCTAACACGCTCTGGGACCTGCTCTACCACCTCTGGTTTTCGCAGAACGACATCCTCCTCTTTTGCCAAAACCCGGACTACTCCACTCCCGAGTGGCCGGAAGCCTACTGGCCGTCCGCGCCCGGCACGCCCGACGATTGGGCGCTCGCGCTCTCCGATTTCGAGAGCGACCTGGAGGCCCTCATCGACTTCTCGAAGACGGGGGACCTCACGGCGGAGTTCTCGCACGCCAGAGGCTACACGCTCCTCCGCGAGATCCTGCTCGCGGCCGACCACAACAGCTACCACGCCGGGCAGGTAACCGACGTGCGCCGCTCGCTCGGCCTGTGGCCGCCGCCGGACCTCGCCTGATCCCGCTGGCGCCCGAAGCCTTTTCCAAGGCATGGCCCGATGCGCAACACGAGCCTCTGGCGCGGCGTACTCCATGTTCACCTTCCAGCCCTGCCATGACGCGCGTCTACAGCCACCCGGACCCCAGCATTGCGCACCTCGTCCGTGGCGCGCTTGAAAACGCGGGCATCACGGCCATCGTCCAGGGAGACCAGTTGGGAGCCGCGATGGGCGAGGTCCCACCCATCGCCGCGTGGGCAGAGGTGTGGGTCAAGGACGGCGACCGCCTGGAGGACGCCCGCTCTCTCGTCGTCGAGGTCATGGCAGACCCCGAAGTGGACGCCCAGCCGTGGACGTGTCCCTCGTGTGGCGAGGTCAACGACGCGCAGTTCGCGGTCTGCTGGAACTGCGGGACCGATATCCCGGACGCGCCAGAGGCCTGAGCCTCTTGCGGTTGCGCTGACACGCCTCTGGCGCCCACTCGGCGCGAGCTTGTGGTCACCGTCTAAGCCAGCCGGAGCCGGCGGGCCATCCCCCTCCCTTCGCGCCCTCGCCAGAGGCCCGTGCGCAAGATCC carries:
- a CDS encoding B12-binding domain-containing radical SAM protein: MRILLVRPPVPKHTVGLKHIMICEPLELEYVAAGISPEHEIEIIDLILEKGWDRKGLERRLKRFKPDVVGTSCYINGVNEVKKICRAAKRWSLDCKTIVGGVHAARAPEDFADPSVDVIVTGDGTTVIQQVLDVWGEEEGGKERVASGQWQAAGEAVAPEASGDGAASGGTPEGHASGVSLREGPAASGARGEAGKTVQDALRHPTAPAATSLREISGLAIPVGPRQVEKTATTKHYMPPPDTLPFPRRDLVAHLRDRYYYLFHRPVTTMKTTWGCWFRCNFCFTWTITDGTPFSRSPESIVDELETIETEDVYIVDDIFLINRKRLDKIAALLRARGIRKKYLIYARADFISENEDIIEEWSELGLSAIIVGLEAATDDELVSMNKECSVDYNRTAIAILQKHGVDCYGSLIPHPDYTDADWDRLQDFINETGLYYLNISPLTPLPGTGQWEDHEDDIVIPRDAHGLWDLSHAVLPTRMSLKRFYRRLLGVYVRSTLDMRRAQALSLRTRPPIWSPAYLRLWKGALSIWFQFRNLHTHHSPRAIRQAQDKGKLPAGLSWPAASGDGQAGAPPVGFESVSGEALKGDSLAQRTTRTPTLPPSSV
- a CDS encoding four helix bundle protein, with the translated sequence MVTSFRDLRVYGDARALAREIYALSKAWPREERYSLTDQIRRASRSVMANTAEAWRKRRYPKHFASKLSDAEAEACECRAWLDVALDCGHVDAATHNALDVRYHALIGGLVTMQRDSARRCSLASGAREPVVGYDTARGSEFPV
- a CDS encoding B12-binding domain-containing radical SAM protein, whose product is MAEPRFRVLLVGPTALDAEGRPIKQKRVHLPGLTLPMLAAVTPDWVDIRLCHETVESVPYDEPWDLVGLTGMGSGIVGAWRIAEGFRARGVKVVIGGIAASLSDPELHLQHADSVVIGEAEHVWPEVLADAARGDLKRIYRMTERPNICELPLPRYDLMADKRYGFWRPVQATRGCPFTCSFCSITAFFDQGYRKRPVDQVVRDVRAAKKAGSKYIAFIDDNIGIDRKYATELFEALIPERILWMSQCSLQIAEDEDLMRLARKSGCRLLSFGIESVNPESLEGVDKAWNQPERYSKAIHALRRNGIDVSTEMIVGLDGDGADIFERTYTFLMENAISVPRVHIMTPIPGTPLYKEMDAKGRISTTDFGNFSGGKVVYQPKNFTPEALQAGYWDLYERLFTRRAIAHRVGFNPPRHGPLMRGFVWGVNFHYRDHIKRRITPGIV
- a CDS encoding DinB family protein; the encoded protein is MTPPDTGLASGDRLRAELVALLRGANAHVPPLASLQGVPPEAINVRAPGLPNTLWDLLYHLWFSQNDILLFCQNPDYSTPEWPEAYWPSAPGTPDDWALALSDFESDLEALIDFSKTGDLTAEFSHARGYTLLREILLAADHNSYHAGQVTDVRRSLGLWPPPDLA
- a CDS encoding putative signal transducing protein, producing the protein MTRVYSHPDPSIAHLVRGALENAGITAIVQGDQLGAAMGEVPPIAAWAEVWVKDGDRLEDARSLVVEVMADPEVDAQPWTCPSCGEVNDAQFAVCWNCGTDIPDAPEA